The proteins below come from a single Burkholderia humptydooensis genomic window:
- a CDS encoding c-type cytochrome, with translation MSEASHGAPIKTPGQLIAVIIASFVIPIAIIVLFATYANHAFRTGAGTDGLSDEAIAKRIAPIAQVDIKDANAPRVYKSGEEVYKAVCVTCHGTGAAGAPKFGDTAAWAPRIAAGYDEVLHLALTGKGAMPPRGGTNPDDYSDYEIARAVVYMANQGGAKFAEPAQPAANAAPASGASAPGASDATAANAQAAAAMAAIAALPKSGEAPAAGANAENSASAGKALYESTCQACHATGVLNAPKFGNKADWAPRLKDSMDTVYNYALHGKGAMPPKGGSSASDADVKAAVDYMVNAAK, from the coding sequence TCCCGATCGCGATCATCGTCCTGTTCGCCACCTACGCCAATCACGCGTTCCGCACGGGCGCCGGCACCGACGGCCTGTCCGACGAAGCCATCGCGAAACGCATCGCCCCCATCGCGCAGGTCGACATCAAGGACGCGAATGCGCCGCGCGTCTACAAATCAGGCGAGGAAGTCTACAAGGCCGTCTGTGTAACCTGCCACGGCACCGGCGCGGCCGGCGCGCCGAAGTTCGGCGACACCGCCGCCTGGGCGCCGCGCATCGCCGCCGGCTACGACGAAGTCCTGCACCTCGCGCTGACCGGCAAGGGCGCAATGCCGCCGCGCGGCGGCACGAACCCCGACGACTATAGCGACTACGAAATCGCGCGCGCAGTCGTCTATATGGCAAATCAGGGCGGCGCGAAGTTCGCCGAACCGGCACAGCCCGCCGCAAACGCGGCCCCCGCCTCGGGCGCGTCCGCGCCGGGCGCATCCGATGCGACGGCCGCCAACGCGCAGGCCGCCGCCGCAATGGCCGCGATCGCCGCGTTGCCGAAATCCGGCGAAGCGCCCGCGGCCGGTGCAAACGCGGAAAACTCGGCGTCGGCCGGCAAGGCGCTGTACGAATCGACGTGCCAGGCCTGTCACGCCACCGGCGTGCTGAACGCGCCGAAGTTCGGCAACAAGGCCGACTGGGCGCCGCGCCTGAAGGATTCGATGGATACCGTCTACAACTACGCGCTGCACGGCAAGGGCGCGATGCCGCCGAAGGGCGGCTCGAGCGCGTCGGACGCCGACGTGAAGGCGGCGGTCGATTACATGGTCAACGCCGCCAAGTAA